One Bos taurus isolate L1 Dominette 01449 registration number 42190680 breed Hereford chromosome 14, ARS-UCD2.0, whole genome shotgun sequence genomic region harbors:
- the FAM83H gene encoding protein FAM83H isoform X1, producing the protein MSILVPGPNMARRSQSSSQGDNPLAPGYLPPHYKEYYRLAVDALAEGGPEAYSRFLASEGAPAFLCPEELEHVSRHLRPPQHVAPEPPDGSPPNLDFDGSSGTYWPVNSDQAVPELDLGWPLTFGFQGTEVTTLVQPPPPDSPSIKDEARRMIRSAQQVVAVVMDMFTDVDLLSEVLEAAARRVPVYILLDEMNAQHFLDMADKCRVNLHHVDFLRVRTVAGPTYYCRTGKSFKGHVKEKFLLVDCAVVMSGSYSFMWSFEKIHRSLAHVFQGELVSSFDEEFRILFAQSEPLVPSAGALARMDTYALAPYAGAGPLMGSQMPGAPTPFSFPKRAHLLFPPPREEGLGFPSFLDPDRHFLSAFRREESSRMPGGALEPHTGLRPLSRRLDAEAGPGGELSGPRGFFQARHLEMDAFKRYSYAAADGAGAVENLAAARQVSRQTFLSHGDDLRFQTSHFHRDQLYQQHYQWDPQLAPTRPQGLFEKLRAGRPGFPDHDEFMLGTGPRFPELGLDGHQRLDYVPSSASREVRHGSDPAFGPGPRGLEPGGAPRPNLGQRFSCQAMTRLGPEMAPEPEPEHRGGPEGRAGLRHWRLTSYLSGCHSEDAGDEGLPTPMETEAYDDDVLVSGGRATAGDLLPSAFRVPAPFPGKGPAPGSGSGGGDGPEREGLEEVGLAKQDSFRSRLNPLIQRSSRLRSSLIFSASQGEGTGGPTGASTEKVQLLHKEQTVSEMLGPGNEAVRSAASTKVAELLEKYKGPSRDPGGVGTAVTAASHSKAVVSQAWREEVSAPGGGSGSERRSLESCLLDLRESFAQQLHQEAERQPGAATLASTQLLDTLGRGSSGTDRLPSRFLSTQGHSTSPQGRDSPPPEGPGGQQSEPKGSPTLAYPERKGSPTPGFPTRRGSPTAGFTEQKGSPTSAYPERRGSPVPPVPERRGSPVPPVPERRGSLTLPFSGESPKAGPTEEAVGGPMEVLRKGSARLRQLMSPKGERRADDEGSFPTPQENGQPESPQWPSLVRVDSTEAAAEERGPRARVASATANALYSSNLRDDTKAILEQISAHGQKHRGVPAPGPTPAHSSPELGHSPVAGGLAPDMSDKDKCSAIFRSDSLGTQGRLSRTLPAGAEERDRLLRRMESMRKEKRVYSRFEVFCKKEEPGALGAAEGPAEEDARDSKVGKFMPKILGTFKSKK; encoded by the exons ATGAGCATCCTG GTCCCTGGCCCCAACATGGCCCGTCGCTCCCAGAGCTCCTCCCAGGGGGACAACCCACTGGCACCCGGGTACCTGCCCCCGCACTACAAAGAGTACTACCGCCTGGCCGTGGACGCGCTGGCTGAGGGCGGGCCAGAGGCATACAGCCGCTTCCTTGCATCGGAGGGGGCACCCGCCTTCCTGTGCCCCGAGGAGCTGGAGCACGTGAGCCGCCACCTGCGGCCGCCGCAGCATGTTGCCCCCGAGCCCCCCGACGGCAGCCCCCCCAATTTGGACTTTGATGGCTCCTCCGGTACTTACTGGCCTGTGAACTCCGACCAGGCAGTGCCTGAACTCGACCTGGGGTGGCCCCTGACCTTTGGCTTCCAGGGCACTGAAGTCACCACACTGGTTCAGCCACCGCCACCTGACAGCCCCAGCATCAAGGATGAGGCTCGAAGGATGATCCGCTCTGCCCAGCAG GTGGTGGCCGTGGTGATGGACATGTTCACCGATGTGGATCTTCTCAGTGAAGTGCTGGAGGCTGCTGCGCGCCGCGTCCCAGTCTATATCCTCCTAGACGAGATGAATGCACAACACTTCCTGGACATGGCCGACAAGTGCCGAGTCAACCTGCACCACGTGGAC TTCCTGCGCGTGCGCACTGTGGCGGGCCCCACCTACTACTGCCGCACTGGGAAGTCCTTCAAGGGCCACGTAAAGGAGAAGTTCCTCCTGGTGGATTGTGCCGTGGTGATGAGTGGGAGCTACAG CTTTATGTGGTCCTTCGAGAAGATCCACCGGAGTCTGGCGCACGTGTTCCAGGGCGAGCTGGTCTCCAGCTTCGATGAGGAATTCCGCATTCTCTTCGCACAGTCCGAACCGCTGGTACCCTCGGCCGGGGCGCTGGCTCGCATGGACACCTATGCCCTAGCTCCATACGCAGGGGCTGGGCCGCTCATGGGCAGCCAGATGCCCGGGGctcccacccccttctccttccccaaaCGCGCTCACCTCCTGTTCCCACCACCTCGGGAAGAAGGCCTGGGCTTCCCCTCCTTCCTCGACCCCGACCGCCATTTCCTGTCGGCCTTTCGCCGAGAGGAGTCTTCGCGGATGCCCGGGGGCGCCCTGGAGCCGCACACGGGGCTGCGGCCGCTCTCACGACGGCTGGACGCAGAGGCCGGGCCAGGCGGGGAGCTCTCGGGCCCGCGGGGCTTCTTTCAGGCACGGCACCTAGAGATGGACGCCTTCAAGAGGTACAGCTATGCGGCCGCCGACGGTGCGGGCGCAGTGGAGAATCTCGCGGCCGCGCGGCAGGTATCACGGCAGACGTTCCTCAGCCACGGCGATGACCTCCGCTTCCAGACCAGCCACTTCCACCGCGACCAGCTCTACCAACAGCACTACCAGTGGGACCCGCAGCTCGCGCCAACGCGCCCACAAGGCCTGTTCGAGAAGCTGCGGGCCGGCCGCCCTGGCTTCCCAGACCACGACGAATTCATGCTGGGCACCGGGCCACGATTTCCAGAGCTCGGCCTGGACGGACACCAGCGGCTGGACTACGTGCCATCCAGTGCCTCACGGGAGGTGCGCCATGGCTCGGACCCCGCCTTCGGGCCCGGACCTCGCGGTCTGGAACCCGGCGGGGCCCCTCGCCCCAACCTGGGCCAGCGCTTCTCTTGCCAAGCGATGACGAGGCTAGGCCCAGAGATGGCACCCGAGCCGGAGCCGGAGCACAGGGGTGGGCCTGAGGGGCGGGCCGGCCTGCGGCACTGGCGCCTCACCTCCTACCTGAGCGGCTGTCACAGCGAGGACGCTGGCGACGAGGGCCTGCCCACACCCATGGAGACGGAAGCCTATGACGATGACGTGCTGGTTTCTGGGGGTCGGGCGACTGCTGGGGACCTACTTCCCTCGGCCTTCCGTGTGCCCGCGCCCTTCCCAGGCAAAGGCCCAGCTCCGGGCTCTGGCAGCGGTGGCGGCGACGGCCCAGAGCGCGAGGGCCTGGAGGAGGTGGGCCTGGCCAAGCAGGACTCTTTCCGCTCACGCCTGAACCCGCTGATCCAGCGCAGCTCCCGGCTGCGCTCCTCGCTCATCTTTAGCGCATCGCAGGGCGAGGGCACGGGCGGACCCACTGGGGCCTCCACGGAGAAGGTGCAGCTGCTGCACAAGGAGCAGACGGTCAGCGAGATGCTGGGGCCCGGCAATGAAGCCGTGCGCTCTGCTGCCTCCACCAAGGTGGCTGAGCTCCTGGAGAAGTACAAGGGCCCCTCTCGAGACCCTGGCGGCGTGGGGACAGCGGTCACAGCCGCCAGCCATAGTAAGGCTGTCGTGTCCCAGGCGTGGAGGGAGGAGGTGTCTGCGCCCGGTGGCGGCAGTGGGAGCGAGCGCCGCAGCCTGGAGAGCTGCCTGCTGGACCTGCGTGAGTCCTTTGCACAGCAGCTGCACCAGGAGGCAGAGCGACAACCGGGAGCTGCCACTCTGGCCTCCACCCAGCTGCTGGACACGCTGGGCCGGGGCAGCAGTGGCACGGACCGGCTGCCCTCCCGCTTCCTGTCCACCCAGGGCCACTCCACCTCCCCGCAAGGGCGGGACAGCCCCCCaccagaggggcctggggggcagCAGTCTGAGCCAAAAGGGAGCCCCACCTTAGCCTACCCGGAGCGCAAGGGGAGCCCCACTCCTGGGTTTCCCACCCGCAGAGGCAGCCCCACCGCTGGATTTACTGAGCAGAAGGGGAGCCCCACTTCTGCCTACCCTGAGCGCAGGGGTAGCCCGGTGCCTCCTGTTCCAGAGCGCAGGGGCAGCCCTGTGCCCCCTGTGCCTGAGCGCAGGGGCAGCCTCACCCTTCCCTTCTCCGGGGAGTCTCCGAAGGCCGGGCCCACAGAGGAGGCAGTTGGTGGCCCCATGGAGGTCCTGCGCAAAGGCTCCGCGCGACTGCGGCAGCTGATGAGCCCCAAGGGTGAGCGGCGGGCAGACGATGAAGGCAGCTTTCCAACGCCGCAGGAGAACGGGCAGCCTGAGAGCCCCCAGTGGCCGTCCCTAGTCCGGGTTGACAGCACCGAGGCGGCTGCAGAGGAGCGGGGCCCGCGGGCACGCGTGGCTTCAGCCACAGCCAATGCCTTGTACAGCAGCAACCTGCGGGACGACACGAAAGCCATCCTGGAGCAGATCAGCGCCCACGGCCAGAAGCATCGTGGAGTCCCCGCCCCGGGCCCAACCCCGGCCCACAGCAGCCCAGAGCTGGGTCACTCGCCAGTGGCCGGCGGCCTGGCGCCTGACATGTCCGACAAGGACAAGTGCTCGGCCATCTTCCGCTCGGACAGCCTGGGGACCCAAGGCCGGCTGAGCCGCACGCTGCCTGCCGGCGCAGAGGAACGCGACCGGCTCCTGCGCCGCATGGAGAGCATGCGCAAAGAGAAGCGCGTCTACAGCCGCTTTGAGGTCTTCTGCAAAAAGGAGGAGCCAGGGGCTCTCGGGGCCGCGGAGGGCCCTGCCGAGGAGGACGCCAGGGACAGCAAGGTGGGCAAGTTCATGCCCAAGATCCTGGGTACATTCAAAAGCAAGAAGTGA
- the FAM83H gene encoding protein FAM83H isoform X2, whose translation MARRSQSSSQGDNPLAPGYLPPHYKEYYRLAVDALAEGGPEAYSRFLASEGAPAFLCPEELEHVSRHLRPPQHVAPEPPDGSPPNLDFDGSSGTYWPVNSDQAVPELDLGWPLTFGFQGTEVTTLVQPPPPDSPSIKDEARRMIRSAQQVVAVVMDMFTDVDLLSEVLEAAARRVPVYILLDEMNAQHFLDMADKCRVNLHHVDFLRVRTVAGPTYYCRTGKSFKGHVKEKFLLVDCAVVMSGSYSFMWSFEKIHRSLAHVFQGELVSSFDEEFRILFAQSEPLVPSAGALARMDTYALAPYAGAGPLMGSQMPGAPTPFSFPKRAHLLFPPPREEGLGFPSFLDPDRHFLSAFRREESSRMPGGALEPHTGLRPLSRRLDAEAGPGGELSGPRGFFQARHLEMDAFKRYSYAAADGAGAVENLAAARQVSRQTFLSHGDDLRFQTSHFHRDQLYQQHYQWDPQLAPTRPQGLFEKLRAGRPGFPDHDEFMLGTGPRFPELGLDGHQRLDYVPSSASREVRHGSDPAFGPGPRGLEPGGAPRPNLGQRFSCQAMTRLGPEMAPEPEPEHRGGPEGRAGLRHWRLTSYLSGCHSEDAGDEGLPTPMETEAYDDDVLVSGGRATAGDLLPSAFRVPAPFPGKGPAPGSGSGGGDGPEREGLEEVGLAKQDSFRSRLNPLIQRSSRLRSSLIFSASQGEGTGGPTGASTEKVQLLHKEQTVSEMLGPGNEAVRSAASTKVAELLEKYKGPSRDPGGVGTAVTAASHSKAVVSQAWREEVSAPGGGSGSERRSLESCLLDLRESFAQQLHQEAERQPGAATLASTQLLDTLGRGSSGTDRLPSRFLSTQGHSTSPQGRDSPPPEGPGGQQSEPKGSPTLAYPERKGSPTPGFPTRRGSPTAGFTEQKGSPTSAYPERRGSPVPPVPERRGSPVPPVPERRGSLTLPFSGESPKAGPTEEAVGGPMEVLRKGSARLRQLMSPKGERRADDEGSFPTPQENGQPESPQWPSLVRVDSTEAAAEERGPRARVASATANALYSSNLRDDTKAILEQISAHGQKHRGVPAPGPTPAHSSPELGHSPVAGGLAPDMSDKDKCSAIFRSDSLGTQGRLSRTLPAGAEERDRLLRRMESMRKEKRVYSRFEVFCKKEEPGALGAAEGPAEEDARDSKVGKFMPKILGTFKSKK comes from the exons ATGGCCCGTCGCTCCCAGAGCTCCTCCCAGGGGGACAACCCACTGGCACCCGGGTACCTGCCCCCGCACTACAAAGAGTACTACCGCCTGGCCGTGGACGCGCTGGCTGAGGGCGGGCCAGAGGCATACAGCCGCTTCCTTGCATCGGAGGGGGCACCCGCCTTCCTGTGCCCCGAGGAGCTGGAGCACGTGAGCCGCCACCTGCGGCCGCCGCAGCATGTTGCCCCCGAGCCCCCCGACGGCAGCCCCCCCAATTTGGACTTTGATGGCTCCTCCGGTACTTACTGGCCTGTGAACTCCGACCAGGCAGTGCCTGAACTCGACCTGGGGTGGCCCCTGACCTTTGGCTTCCAGGGCACTGAAGTCACCACACTGGTTCAGCCACCGCCACCTGACAGCCCCAGCATCAAGGATGAGGCTCGAAGGATGATCCGCTCTGCCCAGCAG GTGGTGGCCGTGGTGATGGACATGTTCACCGATGTGGATCTTCTCAGTGAAGTGCTGGAGGCTGCTGCGCGCCGCGTCCCAGTCTATATCCTCCTAGACGAGATGAATGCACAACACTTCCTGGACATGGCCGACAAGTGCCGAGTCAACCTGCACCACGTGGAC TTCCTGCGCGTGCGCACTGTGGCGGGCCCCACCTACTACTGCCGCACTGGGAAGTCCTTCAAGGGCCACGTAAAGGAGAAGTTCCTCCTGGTGGATTGTGCCGTGGTGATGAGTGGGAGCTACAG CTTTATGTGGTCCTTCGAGAAGATCCACCGGAGTCTGGCGCACGTGTTCCAGGGCGAGCTGGTCTCCAGCTTCGATGAGGAATTCCGCATTCTCTTCGCACAGTCCGAACCGCTGGTACCCTCGGCCGGGGCGCTGGCTCGCATGGACACCTATGCCCTAGCTCCATACGCAGGGGCTGGGCCGCTCATGGGCAGCCAGATGCCCGGGGctcccacccccttctccttccccaaaCGCGCTCACCTCCTGTTCCCACCACCTCGGGAAGAAGGCCTGGGCTTCCCCTCCTTCCTCGACCCCGACCGCCATTTCCTGTCGGCCTTTCGCCGAGAGGAGTCTTCGCGGATGCCCGGGGGCGCCCTGGAGCCGCACACGGGGCTGCGGCCGCTCTCACGACGGCTGGACGCAGAGGCCGGGCCAGGCGGGGAGCTCTCGGGCCCGCGGGGCTTCTTTCAGGCACGGCACCTAGAGATGGACGCCTTCAAGAGGTACAGCTATGCGGCCGCCGACGGTGCGGGCGCAGTGGAGAATCTCGCGGCCGCGCGGCAGGTATCACGGCAGACGTTCCTCAGCCACGGCGATGACCTCCGCTTCCAGACCAGCCACTTCCACCGCGACCAGCTCTACCAACAGCACTACCAGTGGGACCCGCAGCTCGCGCCAACGCGCCCACAAGGCCTGTTCGAGAAGCTGCGGGCCGGCCGCCCTGGCTTCCCAGACCACGACGAATTCATGCTGGGCACCGGGCCACGATTTCCAGAGCTCGGCCTGGACGGACACCAGCGGCTGGACTACGTGCCATCCAGTGCCTCACGGGAGGTGCGCCATGGCTCGGACCCCGCCTTCGGGCCCGGACCTCGCGGTCTGGAACCCGGCGGGGCCCCTCGCCCCAACCTGGGCCAGCGCTTCTCTTGCCAAGCGATGACGAGGCTAGGCCCAGAGATGGCACCCGAGCCGGAGCCGGAGCACAGGGGTGGGCCTGAGGGGCGGGCCGGCCTGCGGCACTGGCGCCTCACCTCCTACCTGAGCGGCTGTCACAGCGAGGACGCTGGCGACGAGGGCCTGCCCACACCCATGGAGACGGAAGCCTATGACGATGACGTGCTGGTTTCTGGGGGTCGGGCGACTGCTGGGGACCTACTTCCCTCGGCCTTCCGTGTGCCCGCGCCCTTCCCAGGCAAAGGCCCAGCTCCGGGCTCTGGCAGCGGTGGCGGCGACGGCCCAGAGCGCGAGGGCCTGGAGGAGGTGGGCCTGGCCAAGCAGGACTCTTTCCGCTCACGCCTGAACCCGCTGATCCAGCGCAGCTCCCGGCTGCGCTCCTCGCTCATCTTTAGCGCATCGCAGGGCGAGGGCACGGGCGGACCCACTGGGGCCTCCACGGAGAAGGTGCAGCTGCTGCACAAGGAGCAGACGGTCAGCGAGATGCTGGGGCCCGGCAATGAAGCCGTGCGCTCTGCTGCCTCCACCAAGGTGGCTGAGCTCCTGGAGAAGTACAAGGGCCCCTCTCGAGACCCTGGCGGCGTGGGGACAGCGGTCACAGCCGCCAGCCATAGTAAGGCTGTCGTGTCCCAGGCGTGGAGGGAGGAGGTGTCTGCGCCCGGTGGCGGCAGTGGGAGCGAGCGCCGCAGCCTGGAGAGCTGCCTGCTGGACCTGCGTGAGTCCTTTGCACAGCAGCTGCACCAGGAGGCAGAGCGACAACCGGGAGCTGCCACTCTGGCCTCCACCCAGCTGCTGGACACGCTGGGCCGGGGCAGCAGTGGCACGGACCGGCTGCCCTCCCGCTTCCTGTCCACCCAGGGCCACTCCACCTCCCCGCAAGGGCGGGACAGCCCCCCaccagaggggcctggggggcagCAGTCTGAGCCAAAAGGGAGCCCCACCTTAGCCTACCCGGAGCGCAAGGGGAGCCCCACTCCTGGGTTTCCCACCCGCAGAGGCAGCCCCACCGCTGGATTTACTGAGCAGAAGGGGAGCCCCACTTCTGCCTACCCTGAGCGCAGGGGTAGCCCGGTGCCTCCTGTTCCAGAGCGCAGGGGCAGCCCTGTGCCCCCTGTGCCTGAGCGCAGGGGCAGCCTCACCCTTCCCTTCTCCGGGGAGTCTCCGAAGGCCGGGCCCACAGAGGAGGCAGTTGGTGGCCCCATGGAGGTCCTGCGCAAAGGCTCCGCGCGACTGCGGCAGCTGATGAGCCCCAAGGGTGAGCGGCGGGCAGACGATGAAGGCAGCTTTCCAACGCCGCAGGAGAACGGGCAGCCTGAGAGCCCCCAGTGGCCGTCCCTAGTCCGGGTTGACAGCACCGAGGCGGCTGCAGAGGAGCGGGGCCCGCGGGCACGCGTGGCTTCAGCCACAGCCAATGCCTTGTACAGCAGCAACCTGCGGGACGACACGAAAGCCATCCTGGAGCAGATCAGCGCCCACGGCCAGAAGCATCGTGGAGTCCCCGCCCCGGGCCCAACCCCGGCCCACAGCAGCCCAGAGCTGGGTCACTCGCCAGTGGCCGGCGGCCTGGCGCCTGACATGTCCGACAAGGACAAGTGCTCGGCCATCTTCCGCTCGGACAGCCTGGGGACCCAAGGCCGGCTGAGCCGCACGCTGCCTGCCGGCGCAGAGGAACGCGACCGGCTCCTGCGCCGCATGGAGAGCATGCGCAAAGAGAAGCGCGTCTACAGCCGCTTTGAGGTCTTCTGCAAAAAGGAGGAGCCAGGGGCTCTCGGGGCCGCGGAGGGCCCTGCCGAGGAGGACGCCAGGGACAGCAAGGTGGGCAAGTTCATGCCCAAGATCCTGGGTACATTCAAAAGCAAGAAGTGA